The following are encoded in a window of Thunnus albacares chromosome 9, fThuAlb1.1, whole genome shotgun sequence genomic DNA:
- the LOC122989008 gene encoding fibronectin type III domain-containing protein 7-like — protein sequence MGAMKWLVVFSLLGICSQAAAQSAITVSVFSVTSKTAILKWTRYSGASSYKITVAPKSSQNTPIAFAQFGPNTVMGSVNSLSPNIMYAFTVEALDNSQGVLSSAHIESSTAPEMMDPIQTVKPKDSQTLMVGFSLKTGATHYIIRVQSANGFYREDTVYSSPAEIGFLSPYTEYSLSIIAVNSGGRSQPSLPVTEKTVLPPPQLSTSSPSNDSIVVSWAPVANAVQYTLSVYKFGSSTNMKQNTSNTNLTISGLDAGSLYMIRGFAWDPEGRQGEGSLYINQTTRPPTPASVNVSVVMNNSLAGLSVSWELEQDVYGSIQYHVMSDQNLTCNSTSKSCTLSPVGCGQIHTIQVTASNEAGCGYPSSPEVFITFPCPPESLALEEPAEGNCTLMWNTVPHADSYVAYIKRGDGGEETCNTTSNSCTYHCQCGYTYLMSVFAFNQAGSSPQGEILNYTTLPCCPEGVSVSLVSTDTLEIMWTASRGAELYETRAADGSEVILCNDTAPVCALSDLSCDSPYSVVVTPCNDISGCNRACKAHTKETAPCMPTNLSLNPKNSSCVSVSWTANNRAATYTVSASGDDGTHTCTTGGSSCDITELPCGSTYEVSVIATSAAGQSLPSYSDSLETEPCCPVSLSVAQVTQAMTNVSWSHAKGAHTFITSLTSPRGHARCHTQDSHCLMGCITCGTNYTVTMEAFSHSGRSSNCTYQGFSSSACCPSGVRLYRTASNSLRVYWRSAGSSHSYIAEMVGSSNNYTCDASPGESSCDIGSVQCGDVYHVVVAPLTSEGSKVLFCPQRLYSVTCSGSNVGTVIYRGKRSLD from the exons ATGGGCGCAATGAAGTGGCTGGTGGTTTTTAGCTTGCTGGGCATATGTTCACAG GCTGCAGCTCAATCAG CTATCACAGTATCCGTGTTCTCGGTAACATCCAAGACTGCGATTCTCAAATGGACCAGGTACTCTGGAGCCAGCTCATATAAGATCACCGTTGCCCCCAAAAGCTCACAGAACACCCCCATTGCTTTTGCCCAGTTTGGTCCCAACACAGTGATGGGCTCTGTCAACTCTCTGTCCCCGAACATCATGTATGCCTTCACAGTCGAAGCTTTGGATAATTCCCAAGGAGTACTGAGCAGTGCACATATTGAGTCATCAACAG CTCCCGAGATGATGGATCCCATCCAGACAGTGAAGCCGAAGGATAGCCAGACCTTGATGGTGGGGTTCAGCTTGAAGACCGGGGCGACTCATTACATCATACGAGTCCAGAGTGCCAACGGCTTCTACAGAGAAGACACAGTGTACTCCTCCCCCGCTGAGATCGGGTTCCTCTCACCGTACACTGAGTACTCGCTCAGCATCATAGCTGTGAACAGTGGAGGTCGCAGCCAGCCGTCACTTCCTGTGACTGAAAAGACAG TTTTGCCTCCTCCTCagctctccacctcctctcccaGCAACGACAGCATTGTTGTATCCTGGGCCCCTGTTGCCAACGCCGTCCAGTACACCCTGTCCGTATACAAGTTTGGCTCAAGCACCAACATGAAGCAGAACACCTCCAACACCAATTTGACCATCTCTGGCCTGGATGCCGGCTCACTCTACATGATCAGGGGTTTTGCCTGGGATCCCGAGGGCCGACAGGGAGAGGGCAGTTTGTACATCAACCAGACAACAC GACCTCCAACACCAGCTTCTGTCAATGTCTCTGTGGTGATGAATAATAGCCTGGCTGGACTGTCTGTGTCCTGGGAACTGGAGCAGGATGTTTATGGATCCATTCAGTACCATGTGATGAGTGACCAGAACCTCACATGCAACTCCACTTCCAAATCCTGCACCTTGTCTCCAGTGGGCTGTGGGCAGATACACACTATCCAGGTCACTGCTTCAAACGAGGCTGGGTGCGGCTACCCGTCCAGCCCCGAGGTGTTCATCACCT TCCCCTGCCCACCAGAGTCTTTGGCTCTCGAGGAGCCGGCAGAAGGAAACTGCACACTGATGTGGAACACGGTGCCTCATGCTGACTCCTACGTGGCCTACATCAAGAGAGGTGACGGCGGTGAGGAGACATGCAACACCACCAGCAACAGCTGCACCTACCACTGTCAGTGTGGCTACACATACCTGATGTCTGTGTTCGCCTTCAACCAGGCCGGCAGCAGTCCTCAAGGAGAGATTCTCAACTATACCACCT TGCCCTGTTGTCCAGAGGGTGTGTCTGTCTCCCTGGTGAGCACTGACACTCTGGAGATCATGTGGACAGCCTCGCGGGGGGCAGAGCTGTATGAGACTCGGGCGGCGGACGGTTCAGAGGTCATCCTGTGTAACGACACGGCACCTGTGTGCGCCCTCTCTGACCTCAGCTGTGACAGTCCCTACAGCGTGGTGGTGACACCCTGTAATGATATCAGTGGATGTAACCGTGCATGCAAAGCTCACACCAAAGAAACAG CTCCTTGCATGCCCACGAATCTGTCACTGAATCCGAAAAACTCCTCCTGCGTCAGTGTCAGCTGGACAGCAAACAACCGCGCCGCCACTTACACTGTGAGCGCGTCGGGAGATGACGGCACACACACCTGTACCACCGGTGGAagcagctgtgacatcactgagcTTCCCTGTGGCTCCACCTATGAAGTCAGCGTCATAGCAACCAGCGCCGCCGGCCAGAGCTTACCCAGCTACTCTGACTCTCTGGAAACAG AACCCTGTTGTCCGGTGAGCCTATCAGTGGCTCAGGTCACTCAGGCAATGACCAACGTCTCGTGGTCTCACGCCAAAGGTGCACATACGTTCATCACCTCTCTGACATCACCGCGCGGTCACGCCCGCTGCCACACCCAGGACTCCCACTGCCTCATGGGATGCATCACCTGTGGCACAAACTACACCGTCACAATGGAGGCGTTCAGCCACAGCGGGCGCAGTTCCAACTGCACCTATCAGGGCTTCTCGTCCA gtGCCTGCTGTCCGTCAGGTGTCAGGCTGTACAGGACGGCCAGTAACTCTCTGCGGGTGTACTGGCGCAGCGCCGGCAGCAGCCACAGCTACATTGCAGAGATGGTGGGAAGCAGCAACAACTACACGTGCGATGCATCTCCCGGGGAGAGCAGCTGTGATATTGGCAGCGTCCAGTGTGGGGATGTGTATCATGTAGTGGTGGCCCCGCTGACATCAGAGGGCAGCAAAGTCCTGTTCTGCCCTCAGAGGCTGTACTCAG TCACTTGTTCAGGAAGCAATGTTGGCACAG